In one Pseudomonas fitomaticsae genomic region, the following are encoded:
- a CDS encoding alpha/beta fold hydrolase, protein MSQPIFFAHANGFPSGTYGKLFAALAPEYRVAHLEQHAHDPRFPAGDNWYHLVDELIHHLQQQDEPVWGVGHSFGGMLHLHAALRCPELYRGVVMLDSPVLTRTDQWVIRAAKRFGFIDRLTPAGRTLGRREEFADLDSARGYFAGKTLFRSFDPECFDAYLQHGLHKVGDKLRLRFDPATEISIYRGVPHTSPAHTRQLKVPLAVVRGHKSRVVMNHHTRFVGRLPQGESLTVPGGHMFPLERPQDTAQLLKNLFDRWERRQDKDCA, encoded by the coding sequence ATGTCGCAACCGATCTTCTTCGCCCACGCCAACGGTTTCCCTTCGGGCACCTACGGCAAACTGTTCGCGGCGCTGGCGCCCGAGTACCGGGTCGCGCATCTGGAACAACATGCCCATGACCCGCGTTTCCCGGCGGGTGACAACTGGTACCACCTGGTCGACGAACTCATCCATCACCTGCAACAGCAAGATGAGCCGGTGTGGGGTGTTGGCCATTCCTTCGGCGGCATGCTGCATTTGCACGCCGCACTGCGTTGCCCTGAACTGTATCGGGGCGTGGTGATGCTCGACTCGCCGGTGCTGACCCGCACCGATCAATGGGTGATCCGCGCCGCCAAGCGCTTTGGTTTCATCGATAGACTGACCCCGGCCGGCCGCACGCTGGGACGGCGCGAAGAGTTTGCCGATCTGGACAGTGCCCGTGGTTATTTCGCCGGCAAAACCCTGTTCCGCAGTTTTGATCCGGAATGTTTCGATGCCTACTTGCAACACGGTCTGCACAAGGTCGGCGACAAGCTGCGCCTGCGCTTCGATCCTGCGACCGAGATCAGCATTTATCGCGGCGTGCCCCACACCAGTCCTGCGCATACCCGGCAATTGAAGGTGCCGCTGGCAGTGGTGCGCGGCCACAAGAGCCGCGTGGTGATGAACCATCACACCCGGTTTGTCGGGCGCCTGCCTCAGGGCGAGTCGCTGACCGTGCCTGGCGGCCATATGTTTCCGCTTGAGCGTCCGCAGGATACCGCGCAATTACTGAAAAACCTGTTCGATCGCTGGGAGCGCCGGCAAGACAAGGATTGCGCATGA
- a CDS encoding RHS repeat-associated core domain-containing protein: MHKNTPTVSVLDPRGLDIASVSYCREAPGATAASRIHRQTYNAAGQATVSCDPRLHALIGTDPAARPNLTTVYSLTGVTLQSDSVDSGRRWTLPGVAGQSVSSWDGQGTQIQTEYDLLMRPTRIIEIADGTSARNRAFYTYGDSDPSLALHNQCGQLIRLDDDAGTLHFPSFALTGADTAQTRHFLEQLDDPNWSTVEADRDLQHETGGGATTRTRYNALGERICLEDADGNVQFSDLDVAGQLARIRLKLAGQMDESVLLRDIEYSSGGQIQRQVSGNGVISESRYHPQSGNLMEIIAGLAGQLPLQHLKYSYDRMGNILGINDMAQPARFFRNQKIEPTSTYTYNSLYQLITATGWQRIDTQNEPQEPEFGSPADPGQLENYRQSYSYDPGGNLTTVVHVAASHSWTQRMAISRYSNRGLAQKPDGSLPSESEIVAGFDPNGNKRLLQPGQDLTWTASNRLRQVDQVVREDGPTDSERYIYDLGGQRKRKVRLVHNGASMQTHETRYLPDLTRRESPGESMSIKLVQAGRCTVEVLHWTRGGPGADLIHYSLSNHLGSSLLMLDQHANIISHEHYYPHGVTCWWAGPDKVQASYKTRRYAGQERDATGLYYYGQRYYAPWWMCWISADPAGVVDGLNLYAMVRGNPVRFVDLQGLAGFDTVTAVGATAARDLPSALIAAAVQYAVAGFLSPMSVAVTAVGATAGAITGGISGYASANWARSAMHMDDPDSWGPLLAQVSGAAMGAALGAAPSLLGMLDPKGNTAAVAQIGSAFGTVFRELSAQHFANAGPSNPSVGRADFVTGAASMGAVGAIGGAVGYGSSALFGAQPVGKALQSIIGAATSTGLGAGGASAVRGLSGTPTKPSKGTPATFDPKKAVVGYSSRHFFSSLGQIANLAAAQIPGYSTLDANTQAAVSRAISSAIGDLRSTFVTTATPGLSGVLGQNNYDVEKAKADVGITQELAAPVDELTATKIFYISETPRGQRKYSRSNMRHQVTHM; encoded by the coding sequence ATGCACAAGAACACGCCAACTGTCTCTGTACTGGATCCGCGAGGACTGGACATTGCTTCTGTGTCTTACTGTCGTGAAGCCCCCGGTGCGACAGCAGCGTCGCGTATCCATCGCCAGACCTACAACGCCGCCGGACAGGCAACCGTCAGCTGTGATCCGCGCCTGCACGCCCTGATCGGAACCGATCCGGCTGCCCGACCCAATCTGACTACGGTGTACAGCCTGACAGGCGTAACCCTGCAAAGCGACAGCGTCGACTCCGGCCGCCGCTGGACGCTCCCCGGCGTGGCCGGTCAAAGCGTGTCCAGCTGGGACGGTCAAGGAACACAGATTCAAACCGAGTATGACCTGCTGATGCGCCCGACCAGGATCATCGAAATCGCTGATGGAACATCTGCGCGCAATCGGGCGTTTTACACCTATGGCGATAGCGACCCGTCATTGGCTTTACACAATCAGTGCGGACAACTGATCCGCCTGGACGACGACGCAGGCACACTGCACTTCCCAAGTTTCGCGCTCACGGGCGCAGACACCGCACAGACCCGGCATTTTCTCGAGCAACTCGACGACCCGAACTGGTCCACTGTCGAGGCGGACCGAGACCTGCAGCATGAAACGGGTGGCGGTGCCACCACACGCACCCGCTACAACGCTCTGGGAGAAAGAATCTGTCTGGAAGACGCAGACGGCAATGTGCAGTTTTCCGATCTGGACGTTGCGGGCCAACTCGCCCGGATTCGGTTGAAACTCGCTGGACAAATGGACGAAAGCGTACTGCTACGGGATATCGAGTACAGCTCCGGTGGACAGATTCAGCGACAAGTTTCCGGCAATGGCGTGATCAGCGAAAGCCGATACCACCCACAGAGCGGTAATCTGATGGAAATCATTGCCGGGCTTGCCGGCCAGTTGCCGCTGCAACACTTGAAGTACAGCTACGATCGCATGGGCAATATTCTCGGCATCAATGACATGGCGCAGCCCGCGCGTTTTTTTCGAAACCAGAAAATCGAACCGACCAGCACTTATACCTACAACAGCCTGTATCAACTGATTACAGCCACCGGCTGGCAGCGGATCGATACCCAGAACGAGCCACAGGAGCCTGAGTTCGGGTCTCCAGCGGATCCCGGACAACTGGAGAACTACCGCCAAAGTTACAGCTACGATCCGGGCGGCAATCTCACGACGGTGGTGCATGTGGCTGCAAGCCATAGCTGGACGCAACGCATGGCGATTTCTCGCTACAGCAATCGAGGACTGGCACAAAAGCCCGACGGCAGCCTGCCGAGCGAGAGTGAAATCGTTGCCGGGTTTGATCCCAACGGCAATAAACGCCTGCTGCAGCCCGGCCAGGATCTGACCTGGACCGCGAGCAATCGTCTACGCCAGGTCGATCAGGTGGTCCGCGAGGATGGGCCGACTGACAGTGAACGCTACATTTACGACTTAGGCGGTCAGCGTAAGCGCAAGGTTCGCCTGGTTCACAATGGCGCCTCGATGCAAACCCATGAGACGCGCTACCTGCCGGATCTGACCCGACGAGAATCGCCCGGTGAGTCCATGTCCATCAAGCTCGTGCAGGCTGGACGCTGCACTGTCGAGGTGTTGCACTGGACTCGCGGTGGCCCCGGTGCCGATCTGATTCACTACAGTCTGAGCAACCATCTGGGTTCAAGCCTGCTGATGCTCGACCAGCACGCCAACATCATCAGCCACGAGCATTATTACCCCCATGGCGTCACTTGCTGGTGGGCCGGTCCGGACAAGGTACAGGCCAGCTACAAGACCCGGCGCTACGCTGGTCAGGAGCGAGATGCAACGGGCCTTTATTACTACGGGCAACGGTATTACGCACCCTGGTGGATGTGCTGGATCAGCGCCGACCCGGCGGGTGTTGTCGATGGTTTGAACCTGTATGCGATGGTGCGCGGCAATCCGGTCAGGTTTGTCGACCTTCAGGGACTCGCAGGCTTCGACACTGTTACGGCAGTGGGTGCAACGGCGGCCCGGGATCTTCCCAGCGCCTTGATTGCCGCTGCGGTGCAATATGCCGTCGCCGGGTTCCTGTCACCCATGAGTGTGGCCGTAACGGCGGTCGGCGCCACGGCGGGCGCCATTACCGGCGGTATCAGTGGCTATGCGAGTGCCAACTGGGCCAGATCCGCAATGCACATGGATGATCCCGACAGCTGGGGCCCGCTGTTGGCGCAAGTCAGCGGCGCGGCGATGGGAGCGGCGCTGGGGGCCGCACCGTCCTTGCTCGGGATGCTTGATCCAAAAGGCAATACGGCAGCCGTCGCACAGATCGGCAGCGCTTTCGGCACAGTCTTTCGCGAGTTGTCCGCCCAGCACTTCGCCAATGCCGGACCGAGCAATCCGTCCGTGGGCCGTGCCGATTTCGTCACTGGCGCTGCCAGCATGGGAGCGGTGGGGGCCATTGGAGGTGCAGTCGGGTACGGAAGTTCGGCGTTGTTCGGGGCACAGCCGGTGGGCAAAGCCTTGCAATCGATTATTGGCGCTGCGACTTCGACCGGGCTCGGTGCAGGTGGTGCGTCTGCCGTCCGGGGACTGTCAGGCACACCGACAAAACCCTCCAAGGGCACCCCGGCAACTTTCGATCCGAAGAAAGCCGTTGTCGGCTACAGCAGCCGGCATTTCTTTTCATCGCTGGGACAAATCGCCAACTTGGCTGCCGCGCAAATACCGGGGTACAGCACGCTGGATGCAAACACCCAGGCCGCCGTGAGCCGGGCGATCAGTAGCGCCATCGGAGACTTGCGCTCGACGTTCGTGACCACCGCGACTCCCGGCTTGAGTGGTGTGCTGGGACAAAACAATTACGACGTGGAAAAAGCCAAGGCTGACGTCGGCATCACTCAGGAGCTCGCGGCGCCGGTCGATGAGCTCACGGCCACAAAAATTTTCTACATCAGCGAAACACCGCGGGGGCAACGTAAATATTCCCGGTCAAATATGCGCCATCAGGTGACGCACATGTGA
- a CDS encoding AI-2E family transporter: MPNNDRLLVQILLLVLFGASFWVMVPFWSALFWGAVLAFASWPLMRLLTRWLNGRESLAALLLTMGWMLLVAGPLVWLGFNLADHVRDATAFIKDVQVDGLPEAPSWLGGVPVVGERLVGIWNSIDQQGAALMVTVKPYLGQVGNWLLARSAQIGSGILELTLSIVFVFFFYRDGPRLAAFVHSLLERLIGDRAGYYIDLVAGTVQRVVNGVIGTAAAQAVLALIGFLIAGVPGALVLGIVTFLLSLIPMGPPLVWIPATAWLAWKGEYGMAVFLGIWGTFIISGVDNVLKPYLISRGGNLPLVIVLLGVFGGLIAFGFIGLFIGPTLLAVAYSLLTDWSKSQARV, from the coding sequence ATGCCCAATAATGATCGTCTGCTGGTGCAGATTCTGTTGCTGGTGCTGTTTGGTGCCAGTTTCTGGGTGATGGTGCCGTTCTGGTCGGCGCTGTTCTGGGGCGCGGTGCTGGCGTTTGCCAGCTGGCCGCTGATGCGCTTGCTGACCCGCTGGCTCAATGGCCGCGAATCCCTCGCGGCGCTGCTGCTGACCATGGGCTGGATGTTGCTGGTAGCGGGACCGCTGGTGTGGCTCGGCTTTAACCTGGCCGATCACGTGCGCGATGCCACGGCGTTTATCAAGGATGTGCAGGTCGACGGACTGCCCGAAGCGCCGAGCTGGCTGGGCGGCGTGCCGGTGGTGGGCGAGCGGCTTGTCGGGATCTGGAACAGCATCGATCAGCAGGGCGCGGCGCTGATGGTGACGGTCAAACCTTATCTGGGGCAGGTCGGCAACTGGTTGCTGGCGCGCAGTGCACAGATCGGCAGCGGGATCCTCGAGCTGACCCTGAGCATTGTCTTCGTGTTCTTTTTCTACCGTGACGGGCCACGGCTGGCGGCGTTCGTGCACAGTCTGCTGGAGCGCTTGATCGGCGACCGGGCCGGTTACTACATCGATCTGGTGGCCGGTACGGTGCAGCGGGTGGTCAACGGGGTGATCGGTACGGCGGCGGCGCAAGCGGTGCTGGCGCTGATCGGGTTCCTGATTGCCGGTGTGCCGGGGGCGCTGGTGCTGGGGATCGTGACGTTTCTGCTCAGTCTGATTCCGATGGGGCCGCCGCTGGTGTGGATTCCGGCCACGGCGTGGCTGGCCTGGAAGGGTGAGTACGGGATGGCGGTGTTTCTCGGGATCTGGGGGACGTTCATCATCAGTGGCGTGGATAACGTGCTCAAGCCGTATCTGATCAGCCGGGGCGGGAATCTGCCGTTGGTGATTGTGTTGCTTGGGGTGTTTGGCGGGTTGATTGCGTTTGGGTTTATCGGGTTGTTTATCGGGCCTACGCTTTTGGCTGTTGCTTATAGTTTGTTGACGGATTGGAGTAAGAGTCAGGCTCGGGTTTGA
- a CDS encoding sensor histidine kinase, whose protein sequence is MRARFDTLFGRLFGVLLVAIVLAHLLAFAWFRLYGPPPPPPPPEFSESLDGKQPPQDPRYPPRPPRPWFGGPIVPLTFQFISLIIAAWYGAKLLTRPIQRLSDAAERLSEDLDSPPLDETGPREARQAAHTFNLMQHRIREQVQQRARMLGAVSHDLRTPLSRLKLRLENINDDKLQGQMRQDLDDMIGMLDATLTYLHEQRTSEALQLMDVQALVESLCENAQDQGADVQVSGHCAPLQVQPMALRSCINNLMDNALRYAGQAHIELQDQREQLLIRVIDHGPGIAADKREAVFEPFFRLEGSRNRNSGGVGLGMTIAREAAQRQGGQLTLEETPGGGLTAVIQLPRH, encoded by the coding sequence ATGCGGGCGCGCTTCGACACGCTGTTCGGCCGCCTGTTTGGCGTGCTGTTGGTGGCGATCGTCCTGGCGCACTTGCTGGCCTTTGCCTGGTTCCGCCTCTACGGCCCACCGCCTCCACCTCCGCCGCCGGAGTTTTCGGAAAGCCTCGACGGCAAGCAGCCGCCACAGGATCCGCGCTACCCGCCCCGTCCGCCGCGCCCCTGGTTCGGCGGGCCGATCGTGCCGCTGACCTTCCAGTTCATCTCGCTGATCATCGCCGCCTGGTATGGCGCCAAGCTGCTGACCCGACCGATTCAGCGCCTGAGCGATGCAGCCGAACGCCTGAGCGAAGACCTCGACAGCCCGCCGCTGGACGAAACCGGCCCCCGGGAAGCCCGGCAGGCCGCACACACCTTCAACCTGATGCAACACCGCATCCGTGAACAGGTGCAGCAGCGCGCGCGGATGCTCGGCGCCGTCTCCCACGACCTGCGCACCCCGCTTTCGCGACTGAAACTGCGCCTGGAAAACATCAACGACGACAAGCTGCAAGGCCAGATGCGCCAGGATCTGGACGACATGATCGGCATGCTCGACGCCACCCTCACCTACCTGCACGAACAGCGCACCAGCGAAGCCTTGCAATTGATGGACGTGCAGGCGCTGGTCGAATCACTGTGCGAAAACGCCCAGGACCAAGGTGCCGACGTGCAGGTCAGCGGCCACTGCGCACCCTTGCAGGTGCAACCGATGGCACTGCGCTCGTGCATCAACAACCTGATGGACAACGCCCTGCGCTACGCCGGCCAAGCGCACATCGAACTGCAAGACCAGCGCGAACAACTGCTGATCCGCGTCATCGACCACGGCCCGGGCATCGCGGCTGACAAGCGTGAAGCCGTGTTCGAACCGTTCTTCCGCCTCGAAGGCTCACGCAACCGCAACTCCGGCGGCGTCGGTCTGGGCATGACCATCGCCCGGGAAGCGGCGCAACGCCAGGGCGGACAACTGACCCTGGAAGAAACACCCGGCGGCGGCCTGACTGCCGTGATCCAACTGCCTCGCCACTGA
- a CDS encoding response regulator: protein MHNSQASVNDEQKDDKRWSIRALIVDDDVPIRELMIDYLARFNIHASGVTDGAAMRQAMQAEHFDVVVLDLMLPGEDGLSLCRWLRAESDIPILMLTARCEPTDRIIGLELGADDYMAKPFEPRELVARIQTILRRVRDDRTEQRANIRFDNWRLNSVLRQLIADDGLVVPLSNAEFRLLWVFIERPRRVLSREQLLDAARGRSIEAFDRSIDLLVSRLRQKLGDDPKAPQLIKTVRGEGYLFDARDIG from the coding sequence ATGCACAACTCCCAAGCCTCCGTGAATGACGAGCAGAAAGACGACAAGCGCTGGAGCATCCGTGCCCTGATCGTCGACGATGACGTGCCGATCCGTGAACTGATGATCGACTACCTGGCCCGCTTCAACATTCACGCCAGCGGCGTCACCGACGGCGCGGCCATGCGCCAGGCGATGCAGGCCGAACATTTCGACGTGGTGGTGCTCGATCTGATGCTGCCCGGTGAGGACGGTCTGTCGCTGTGCCGCTGGCTGCGCGCAGAGTCCGACATCCCGATCCTGATGCTCACCGCCCGCTGCGAACCCACCGACCGGATCATCGGCCTGGAGCTGGGTGCCGATGACTACATGGCCAAACCGTTCGAGCCTCGGGAACTGGTGGCGCGGATCCAGACAATTCTGCGTCGGGTGCGCGACGACCGCACCGAACAGCGTGCGAACATTCGCTTCGACAACTGGCGCCTGAACAGCGTCCTGCGTCAGTTGATCGCCGACGATGGCCTGGTGGTGCCGCTGTCCAACGCCGAATTTCGCCTGCTCTGGGTGTTCATCGAACGTCCGCGCCGGGTACTCAGCCGCGAACAGTTGCTGGACGCTGCCCGTGGCCGCTCGATCGAAGCGTTCGACCGCAGCATCGACCTGCTGGTTTCGCGCCTGCGGCAAAAACTCGGCGACGACCCGAAAGCCCCGCAACTGATCAAAACCGTGCGCGGTGAAGGCTACCTGTTCGACGCGCGAGACATCGGCTGA
- a CDS encoding DUF4892 domain-containing protein translates to MRSISLLALCCFSPFLFAADLPGSQDLPIVPRLADAQIVDYRPAVELERIYPLGSIRKISGQLRFDGQVSARGQTTSVTYELPPEHSATEAFTLAREALQKQDAQLLFWCQARDCGESSLWANEVFGNAKLYGADEQQAYLLLRLAAPRDNTLVALYSITRGNRKAYLHVEQFEALAPLGDLLPTSATLLRELKSTGELDFPKLAGDPDDTWLRLLSRGLNLDTTLRVTVSGPKAEAWRQALIGQGVRAARMETGSVDGKGLRIDLLR, encoded by the coding sequence ATGCGATCTATCAGTCTGCTGGCGCTGTGCTGTTTCAGTCCCTTTCTATTCGCTGCCGACCTGCCGGGCAGTCAGGACCTGCCGATCGTGCCGCGTCTGGCCGATGCGCAGATCGTCGACTATCGCCCTGCCGTGGAGCTGGAGCGGATCTACCCGCTGGGCTCGATCCGCAAGATCAGCGGCCAGTTGCGTTTCGACGGCCAGGTCAGCGCCCGGGGCCAAACCACCTCGGTGACCTATGAGTTGCCGCCGGAACATTCCGCCACCGAAGCCTTCACTCTCGCTCGCGAAGCCCTGCAAAAACAGGACGCCCAGCTGTTGTTCTGGTGCCAGGCCCGGGATTGCGGCGAGAGCAGCCTGTGGGCCAACGAGGTGTTCGGTAACGCCAAGTTGTACGGTGCCGACGAGCAGCAGGCCTATCTGCTGCTGAGGCTCGCGGCCCCGCGCGACAACACGCTGGTGGCGCTGTACAGCATCACCCGCGGCAATCGCAAAGCCTATCTGCACGTCGAACAGTTCGAGGCGCTGGCCCCGCTCGGTGATCTGCTGCCGACCTCGGCCACGCTGCTGCGGGAACTCAAAAGCACCGGCGAGCTGGACTTTCCAAAGCTCGCCGGCGATCCGGATGACACCTGGCTGCGCTTGTTGTCCCGTGGCCTGAACCTCGACACCACCTTGCGGGTGACGGTGTCCGGGCCCAAGGCCGAGGCCTGGCGGCAGGCGCTGATCGGGCAGGGCGTGCGCGCCGCGCGAATGGAAACCGGCAGCGTCGACGGCAAAGGTCTGCGTATCGATCTGTTGCGATAA
- the xopAW gene encoding XopAW family type III secretion system calcium-binding effector, with protein sequence MIGSVSNYTSYTSTSSTSTQNARSQQLQKELFAKLDSNGDGAVDQDELGSALSQKSNDGLLVSLSKQFGDLDSDASGSLSVEEMTAMAPPPPPPGDQAPNTELADALISALDADGDGAISSDELSNGLTSAGSTADSSKIFSALDKNEDGVVSQDELAASLTPPPPPPPQASSDELFSQLDADGDGTVTATELNSALQTSDSTSSNNTDTAAALLKVLDSDSSGGVSSDELKAALHAGRERPDDEQTASNTQTTTEALNRMIANLSKQYSLESTASVGKYLNVAT encoded by the coding sequence ATGATCGGTAGCGTCAGCAACTACACGAGCTATACCAGCACCAGCAGCACCTCCACCCAAAACGCCCGCAGCCAGCAGCTGCAAAAGGAACTGTTCGCCAAGCTCGACAGCAACGGCGACGGCGCGGTGGATCAGGACGAACTGGGCAGCGCCCTGTCGCAAAAGTCCAACGACGGCCTGCTGGTCAGCCTGAGCAAACAATTCGGCGATCTGGACAGCGACGCCAGCGGCAGCCTCAGCGTCGAAGAAATGACCGCCATGGCCCCACCGCCACCGCCCCCAGGCGACCAGGCCCCCAACACCGAACTCGCCGACGCCCTGATCAGCGCCCTGGACGCCGACGGCGACGGCGCCATCAGCAGCGACGAACTGAGCAACGGCCTGACCAGCGCCGGCAGCACCGCCGACAGCAGCAAAATTTTCTCGGCCCTGGACAAAAACGAAGACGGCGTCGTCAGCCAGGACGAACTCGCCGCCAGCCTCACCCCACCGCCCCCCCCGCCGCCGCAAGCCTCCAGCGACGAACTGTTCAGCCAACTCGATGCAGACGGCGACGGCACGGTTACCGCCACCGAACTGAACAGCGCGTTGCAGACCAGCGACAGCACCTCCTCGAACAACACCGACACCGCCGCCGCCCTGCTCAAGGTGCTGGACAGCGACAGCAGCGGAGGCGTCAGCAGCGACGAACTGAAAGCTGCACTGCATGCAGGTCGCGAACGCCCGGATGACGAACAGACCGCCAGCAATACTCAAACCACTACCGAAGCGCTGAACCGGATGATTGCCAACCTGAGCAAGCAGTACTCGCTCGAAAGCACTGCGTCGGTGGGCAAGTATTTGAATGTGGCGACTTGA
- a CDS encoding alpha/beta hydrolase → MNPAVEEVRLSLPHIELAAHIFGPEDGLPVMALHGWLDNANSFARLAPKLKGLRIVALDMAGHGHSGHRPNGAGYALWDYAHDVLQVAEQLGWKRFGLLGHSMGAIVSLVLAGSLPERITHLALIDGVIPPTDKGENAAERMGMALQAQLDLREKRKPVYNTLDRAIEARMKGLVAVSREAAELLAQRGLMPVPGGYTWRTDNRLTLPSPLRLTQEQAMAFVQRIACPAQLVVAADGMLAKHPELLERLPFDREQLPGGHHLHLNDEAGAELVADCFNRFFAIP, encoded by the coding sequence ATGAACCCCGCCGTCGAAGAAGTGCGCCTGAGCCTGCCGCATATCGAACTGGCGGCGCACATTTTTGGTCCGGAAGACGGATTGCCGGTGATGGCCCTGCACGGCTGGCTGGACAACGCCAACAGCTTCGCGCGCCTGGCGCCGAAGCTCAAAGGCTTGCGCATCGTGGCACTGGACATGGCCGGACACGGGCATTCCGGGCACCGGCCGAACGGCGCCGGTTACGCGCTGTGGGATTACGCCCATGACGTGCTGCAGGTCGCCGAGCAACTGGGCTGGAAACGTTTCGGCCTGCTCGGGCATTCCATGGGTGCGATCGTGTCGCTGGTGCTCGCGGGATCGTTGCCCGAACGCATCACCCATCTGGCGTTGATCGACGGGGTGATTCCTCCTACCGACAAAGGCGAAAACGCCGCCGAACGCATGGGCATGGCCTTACAGGCGCAACTCGATCTTCGGGAAAAGCGCAAACCGGTCTACAACACTCTCGACCGGGCCATCGAGGCGCGCATGAAAGGGCTGGTGGCGGTCAGTCGCGAAGCCGCCGAACTGTTGGCGCAACGTGGGTTGATGCCGGTGCCCGGTGGTTACACCTGGCGCACCGACAATCGTCTGACCTTACCGTCGCCGCTGCGTCTGACCCAGGAACAGGCGATGGCTTTCGTGCAGCGCATTGCCTGCCCTGCGCAATTGGTGGTCGCCGCCGACGGCATGCTGGCCAAACATCCGGAGCTGCTGGAGCGTCTACCCTTTGACCGGGAACAGCTGCCGGGCGGGCATCATCTGCACCTGAACGATGAGGCCGGGGCCGAGCTTGTCGCAGACTGTTTCAATCGGTTCTTCGCCATTCCTTGA
- a CDS encoding hotdog fold thioesterase, with the protein MTLWRTTPNIEQLNAIQKNTIGEVLDIRFESFGEESLTASMVIDHRTHQPYGLLHGGASVVLAETVGSMASYLCIDASKFYCVGLEINANHLRGLRSGRVTAVAKPIHIGRTTHVWDIRLTSDEGKASCVSRLTMAVVPLGEQPPAR; encoded by the coding sequence ATGACCTTGTGGCGCACCACTCCGAACATCGAGCAGTTGAACGCAATCCAGAAAAACACCATCGGCGAAGTGCTGGACATTCGCTTCGAGTCCTTCGGCGAGGAATCGCTGACGGCCAGCATGGTCATCGACCATCGCACCCATCAGCCTTACGGTCTGCTGCACGGCGGCGCCTCGGTGGTACTGGCGGAAACCGTCGGCTCGATGGCCAGTTACCTGTGCATCGACGCCAGCAAGTTCTATTGCGTCGGCCTGGAAATCAACGCCAACCACTTGCGCGGCCTGCGCAGCGGACGGGTGACGGCGGTGGCCAAGCCGATCCACATCGGCCGCACCACCCACGTCTGGGACATCCGTCTGACCAGCGATGAAGGCAAGGCCAGTTGTGTGTCGCGCCTGACCATGGCAGTGGTGCCGCTGGGAGAACAACCGCCTGCTCGATGA